The window CTATTGGTGGCCACTGCACAGGAAATGGGTGCCCGGGTTAAACCATTGGTAGGCCCCAGTTCCATCCTATTGGCCTTGATGGCCAGTGGCATGAACGGCCAGTGCTTCAAGTTCAATGGCTACCTCCCTATCGATAACCAGCAACGCAGCAGGGTACTGAAAGAACTGGAACTGGAGTCAGCAAAGAAGGACTGCACCCAGATCTTCATTGAAACCCCCTATCGCAATAACCAACTCATTGATTCCATCATTGCCCATTGTAAGCCCAACACACGGTTATGCATAGCCGTAGATATCACCGGCGGGGAGGAAACCATACAGACCAGGACATTATCGGCATGGCAAAAAAATAAGCCGGACATCCATAAACGTCCGGCTATATTCCTGATGCAAGCCCAGTAATCACTGGGTTGGTTGATGTTTAGGTGAGATCACTTTATCCGTGGGAACCCCATTCATGGACAGGATGGAATCAACGATATAGTTGGAATTTCCCCTCCAGGGAATTGCGCCCAGGTGTTCTTTGTAATGCAATTCAAAATTCTTCCCGCTATTGTTCATCAGGGTCTCGGCGATCTTCGGGTCAGATACGGAGAATTCAAACTCATAGGACTGGATGCTGCCAGCCATGCCACCCTTGAAACCAGATTGGATCAGCTTTCCTTCATAGGTCTTGAAAACATACCCTTTCTTCACCAGGAAATTCAGTTCACCGGCCTTCACCCCTTCACCGAATACCCAATAATAGCGCCAGTAGAAGAATGCACCCCCGATCACCAATAAGGCAATGATAATGATAGACAGAAATCTTCCCATAGTAAAGTTTTTTCAGGGGTGAAAATAACTCATCTTTTTATATGCACCATTATTATAATCCGTATTTATCTACCAGATAGATCAATATGGCCATGTTAAGGGAGCCAAGCTCCAGCTCCCGCTTGTTCACATGCTCAAACACATCACTGCGGGCATGGTGTACATCAAAATACCGGGAACCATCAGGTGTTAAGCCAGCAAGGGGCGTACCCAGTGCCCTGTTCAACGGACCGATATCAGCACCGCCGCCACCTGCTGTCAACTGGTGTACCCCGTAAGGCAGGAAGAGGGGCAACCAGGCCTGCATCCTCTCCAGTTTTTCCTTGTCGATGGTGAAACCGAATCCCCTTGGGGTGAAACCACCGGCATCACTTTCCAGCGCAAATACATGTTGTTCGCCTTTGGCCTTAGCTTCCTGGGCATACTTGTTGCCGCCACGCAATCCGTTCTCTTCATTGGCAAAAAGCACAACCCTGATGGTATGCCTGGGCTTGTACCCAATAGCCTTCAGGGCACGCAGCACTTCAATGGAATGCACGCAACCGGCACCGTCATCATGCGCACCTTCGGCAGGATCCCAGCTGTCCAGGTGGCCGCCTACTGTTATGTACTTCTCCGGGAACTCGGTGCCCTTCAATTCACCGATCACATTATGGCCAAGGGTATCACCATAGAAACGGGCATCGGAACGGTAATAGATATTGACCTCCTTACCGGCCTTGAGGGCCGCGATCAGCGCATCCGCATCCTGCAGTCCTATGGCGGCCGCGGGGATCTTCGGATAGGCGGTATCGTAAGCAAGGGAGCCGGTATGGGGATGGTTATCCGCAGCAGCAGTAACCGAACGGATCATCACGGCTACTGCGCCATAACGGGCGGCACGACTTGGACCAGACCTTCGGTAAGCACCTGATTCACCGTAAGACTTGAATGTTTGTGTATTGCGGTTATCAAAGATGTTATTGTACACCACGATCTTCCCTTTCACCAGGTCCTTCTTCGCTTCCAGTTCATTGAAATCATTGATCAGGATGGCCGGGGCAGTGATGCCTTTAGGGTCAGTTCCCACGGAATTGCCCAGGGCCAGGATATCCATATTGACCTTCTTAGCCTTCTCCCCTTTGATGGTGTACCAGGCTTCTTCTTTCTTTCCCCTTTCCCAATGGGGAACCATGCATTCCTGCAGCCATACCCTGTCGGCACCCGATTCTTCCAGCACCTGCTTTCCCCAGGCTTCAGCCTTATACATGCCCGGTGAGCCGGCAAGACGTGGCCCGACAGTCTTACACAAAGTGCGAAGGTTGTTGTAAGCTTTTCCAGCAGTCAATACCTCATCCGCCAGTTTCCTGATGAACAAGGAATCGTCCTGCTGGGCTACTACCGTTTGTACGGAAATCAGCGCGATAATCCCTAGTATTGTTCTCATTTGGTTGATTTTGCTAAAATTAGCCAAACATTTGATTGATCCGGCTGGTTATTGCAGCAGCCTGCAACAAGGCTGAAAAATCCATTACCTTCACAACCTATTTATTTGCCTTATGCGTATTGGTATTGTTTGTTATCCCACTTTCGGCGGTAGTGGTGTTCTTGCTACAGAACTGGGAAAGGCCCTTGCCGATAAGGGGCACCAGGTTCATTTCATCACCTATCAGCAACCGGTAAGGCTGAACGAATTCAATGCGAACATCTTCTACCATGAAGTTAGGGTACCTACCTATCCATTGTTCGATTACCCGCCTTACGAAACCGCATTGGCCAGTACCATGGTGGATGTCATCATCAATAACCAGCTCGACCTGCTGCATGTGCATTATGCCATCCCGCATGCCTCGGCTGCCTATATGGCCAAGCAGATCCTGTTGAAGAGCGGTAAAAGCATTCCGGTCATCACTACATTGCATGGTACAGATATTACACTGGTGGGAAGGGACAAGACCTATGCTCCTGTGGTTACATTCTCCATCAACGAAAGTGATGCCATTACCGCGGTTTCTGATAATCTCCGTGAAGAAACCTATAAGTCGTTTAAGATCGAGAAAGAAATAGAGGTCATCCACAACTTCGTTGACGTCAGCCGTTTTTCCAAGAAAGGAATTGATGCCTTCAGAAGGGTCATTGCGCCCAATGGGGAGAAGATCCTGATGCACGCTTCCAACTTCAGGAAGATCAAGCGCATTGAAGACATTGTTCGCATATTCGCCAACGTAGTGAAAGTAGTGCCTAGCAAACTGCTGTTTGTAGGGGATGGCCCAGAACGCCCGATGGCAGAAGGCCTGAGCAGGGAGCTAGGCATCTGCGACCATATCCGCTTTGTGGGTAAGCAGGAACAGATGGAGGAGATCCTGGCCATCGCAGACCTTTTCCTGCTCACATCAGAATATGAAAGCTTTGGTTTAGCCGCACTGGAAGCCATGGCCGCAGGTGTGCCAGTGATCAGTTCCAATGCCGGTGGTTTGCCGGAGATCAATATCCATGGCCAGACCGGTTACCTGGGTGCCGTAGGCGATGTGGCCGGCATGAGCAAACACGCTATCGACCTGCTGAGTAATGACGAAAAGCTTCGCATCTTCAAGGACCAGGCCCGCGAGCAAGCCAACCGCTTCGATATCCATCATATCGTTCCGCAGTACGAGGCGCTCTATAACAGGTTCCTGTTTACGCAAGGATAATTGACAAACCACATCGATAGTAACGGGAAAGAAAAACATCCATTTTCTTTCCCGTTTTTTTAACCCGTTGGTCATAGGACGCAACGGGGGCGACGGGGGACTATTTAACCTCAGCGGGGTCTCCCGTAGGGGACCCCGATGTATAAAAGGCGAAATGTTTATGCATCCAACAGCTACGCTCATCTTCCAACTACCCGTTGGTCATAAGACACAACGGGGCGCCGGTTGGCTATTACATAATATCACCACATAGGAGTTTTCTTCGGGATTCCCCAATGGAACTCCATCCTGCTATTCATCAGGGTCCCCTTCGGGAGACCCTGATGGGGTAAAATTGTAGCGATGCAATTGTATTCTGCGCTGCTGTAGTGTGTTATCACCAACAGTTCCTACAGTTAACCCCAGCGGGGTCTCCCGAAGGGGACCCCGATGTATAAAAGGCGAAATATGTATTCATCCAACAGCTAAGCTCATCTTCCAATTACCCGTTGGTCATAAGACACAACAAGGGCGACGGGTAATGGTCCTAAGACACCATGGTGGCGTGGGGGATTCCCCCGTCCAATAGCCTATCCACCGCTACTGGGTAAAATCATCCAACCCCCAACATTCCCTTTTCCGCAGCGGTTATATTTGGTAAATTGAAAGACATTAACCATAACCTTTCGCATATGAAATTCAGTTTAAGGCACGGATTGCGGAAAGCCTTTTATGCCCTTTGCCTGGTACCATTGACGACCATGGCCAATGACCCTGTCCCGAAAGCCGGAAAGGGAATGACCATCCCGGTAGAATATTACAAACTTGCCAATGGGTTGAAAGTCGTGTTGTCGCAGGACAAGCACGCTCCCATTGTAACGGTGGCTGTGTATTACAATATTGGGTTCAGGATCGAGCCGAAGAACAGGACGGGCTTTGCCCACCTCTTCGAACACATGATGTTCCAGGGTTCGAAGAACTTCCCCAAGGGTGAGTTTGATAAACTCACCGAAAGGAACGGCGGTTTCAATAACGGTTCTACCCGTTTTGATTTTACCAACTATTTTGAAGTCATGCCTTCCCACATGCTGGAGCCTATTCTCTGGGCAGAGGCTGACAGGATGAAGGCCCTGGACCTGAACCAGGCAGCCCTCACCAACCAGCAGGGCGTGGTGAAGAACGAAGTAAAAGTGAACGTGCTGAACCGTCCCTATGGCGGCTTCCCCTGGCTGGATATGCCGCAATACGCCAATGAGAACTGGTACAATGCGCATAACTTTTATGGCGACCTGAAGGACCTTGATTCCGCTAACCTCGAAGATGTAAAATCGTTTTTCAGCACTTACTATTCCCCCAATAACGCAGCCCTGGTGATCGTTGGGGATTTCGAGATCGCCAATGCCAAAGCCTGGATCGACAAATACTTCAGCGCCATCCCTGCTTCCCAGTTACCGGCCAAACCAGACCTCACTGAACCGGTACAGCAAAAGGAGAAACGCTTTTCCAAGGAAGATCCACTGATCTCCAAACCGGCCATTGCCATCGCCTACAAAATGCCGGAGCGCAATACACCACAGTATTATGCCATGGGGATGATCAGCGAATTGCTGGTAGAAGGAAAGGATTCCAAACTGTTCCAACACCTTGTACAGGAGAAGGGCTATACGAGCAACATTAACGGCGGCATCAATTACCTGGGCAATATGTTCAACTATAACGGTCCCATGCTGTGGATGATGGATTGCATCTACGACGGGACTGTCAATGCCGATTCCATCATTGCAAAAGTTGACCAATCCCTTGCAGAACTGGAGAAGGAGGTGACACAGGAATCCATCAACCTGGCCATGGTGAAGATGCGATCTTCCCTTTACGATAACCTTGGCGGATTCTATGGCATTGGACTTGCCGACCTGCTGGCCTGCTTCGCGCTCTTTGATGATAACCCATCGAGGGTGAACCAACTAGAAGCCGCTTTCCAACAGGTGACACCGGAATTGGTTCGTTCCACCATCAGGGATTACCTGCGTCCCACCAACAGGACCATCCTCATTTCCCAACCCGCTAAAAAAGAGACAAAATGAAGAACCTGATCCTTTATACAAGTTTTGCTTTGCTTCTTTCAGCTACTACCGCAGAAGCACAAACGCAATTACCAGCTGCAGGCAAACCAAAGGATTTTGTATTGCCGGCCAGCAAGAAAATTGAACTGCCCAACGGGCTGAAACTGACCATGGTTCCTTATGGTAATATTCCCAAGGTGACAGTGAGGGTAGTGGTAAAGACAGGCCTGGTTCATGAAGCCAAAGGTGAGACCTGGCTGGCCCGCTACATGGGTAAGCTCATGGAAGAAGGAAGCCTCCAGAATGACCTCCAGTCCCTGTCCAAAAAAGTAGCCGCCATGGGTGGTCGCCTGAGCATCAATGTAGGGATGGAATCCATCTCCATTGGAGGATCGGTATTATCAGAATACGCTCCTGAATTCATCCGCCTGATCGCTGAAGTACTTACCACGCCTGCCTTCCCGGCCGCTGCAGGGGAACGTTTGAAAAACGACCTTAAGCGGGAACTGACCGTAAGGAAAGGGCAGCCCGATGCCCAGGCCCAACAGGAGTTCTTCTCTATTCTTTTTAAGGACCATCCTTACGCATCACAGTTCCCGACCGAGGAAGGACTGAATGCCCTGACGGTTGAGAAGGCCAGGGATTTTTACAATAAACAGTTCGGTGCCCAACGCACCAGTATCTATGTTGCCGGCAATTTCGATGCCGCGGCGGTGAACACCGCAGTGAGCCAATCACTCGGCAACTGGGCGAAAGGTCCTGCCATCAGCTATCCACCCGTGAAGGCCAATAAGAGCAGTGAGCTGGTGATCATTGACCGTCCCAATGCACCGCAATCCACCCTATTCCTGGGAACACCTGTACCGGATGTCAGCAGCCCGGAATTCACCCAGATGGAGATCACTAATTCCTTGCTGGGCGGATCCTTTGGCTCCCGCATCACCAGGAATATCCGGGAGGACAAGGGTTATACCTACAGTCCATACAGCGCAGTAATGGAGCGCCAGTCCAACGCAGTCTGGTATGAGAAGGCCGATGTAACCAGTGAATCAACGGGTGCTTCCCTTTTTGAGATCTCCAAGGAGATCAGGGGTTTGCAAGCCGCGCCGCCTCCTGCAGAGGAATTAAAAGGTATCCAGAATTATGAAGCGGGAAGTTTTGTGCTGACCAATTCGAGCGCGGATGGGATCATCGAACAGCTGAACTACATGGACATGTTCGGCCTGAAGGAAACCTATCTCACCAACCGCATCAAGAACCTTTATTCGGTCACCCCTGCACAGGTGCAGAACATGGCACGCAAATACCTCAATTACGAGGACATGACCCTGGTGATCGTGGGTGATAAGAAGCAATTGGAAAGCCAGATGAATACGATCAACGATACCAGGAAAAAGAAAAAGGCCTTCTAGGCCAATTGATCATCTCCAGAGATCGTTGCCGATAGAAGTGCCCATTACAAAAAGAAAGTGGAATGTTGACGGGATCGACCATCCCAAGCAACATTCCACTTTTATTATCGATAAAACCAGCTTCCCTTAGCGTAACCAGGCCTCGGGGTTGAGGTTCACGGATTTTTCATTGGTGATCAGGAACTCCAGTTCACCCCTGCCGCCATCCTTCTCATACAATCTTCCCACAACCTGGCCTGTCTTTACCTGCTGGCCTTTGGAAACACTTACCGAAGACAAGTTGCTATATGAAGTGAAGTATTTTCCATGACGAACGATCACGCATTGTACCGGGCCTACGGAAGTTACCGCAGCCACTTCCCCATCGAATACTGCCTTGATGGAACTTCCCGCTTCTGCTTCTATGGTAATGCCAGGGTTATCGTAAACAATTGTTAATCCTTCATAAGAATGTGGGCCAAATTTCATCACCACCCTGCCCGCATTTACCGGCCAGGGAAGGCTTCCCCTGTTCTTTTCAAAATTATCGGATATGAGGCGCACCTCATCACTACCGAAGATCTGTAGCTCTTTTTGTTCCTTGGGCTGCGGTTTGGTTGTTGTTGTTGTTGTCTTAGTGGTGGCAGCATCATCCTTCTTAGGCGCATTCGCATTGGCCTTCTTTTCAGCTGCTTCCTTCTCCCTTCTCTCCTTCTCCAGTGCGGCAACACGCCTTCTCTCCGCCTCGATCTCCCTCCTGATCGCCGCATTGATGGCACTTCTCAGGCTGGCATCCTGCTTGCGTTTCTGCGTCAGGTCCTTCATCAATTCCCGCTCTTCCTGCTTGATCTTGGAAACCACCTTATCCTTTTCCTTCCTTTCATCCTGCAATACGGCGAACTGCTTGTTCTGTTCCTGCAACACCAGGCTCTTCTCCTTCTTGCTCAGGTTAAGGCCCTTGATCTTCTGCTCCAGCATCTGCTGGGTATTGCGGATAACGGAAGCCTGCTGCTCACGGTAAGCCCTATACGATTTCAGGTAAGCTACCCGCTTTAAGGCATCATTGAAGGTGCCGGCAGAAAAGATAAAATTGAGGAAGTCGTAATTGCTCCTGTTCATATAAGCATACACAACGCTCTTCTCGTATTGCAACTTCAGGGTATCCAACTCAGCCCTGAGTTTTACAATATCCCTCCAACTGGCATTGATACTGCTCTGGATCAGGTTGATCTGGTCGTTGATATTCCTGATCTGCTGTTCACGCAGGCGGATCTTCTTCTGGATCAGGTTCAGCTCACCCAGGCTCTTTCGTTTATACTTTGTCGTTTGCTCAAGCTGCTTGCGCAATTCATCGATCTCCCTTTGGATATCAGCCTGCCTTCTTTTCAATTCCGCACTGCTCTGGTTCTGGGCATAGCCGCCCAAAACAGAGAAACAAATCAAGGTGAACAGAAGGATTTTTTTGATCATGCGATTGCTGTTGGTGAACGATTGTTTCAAATATACCTTTCCAAACGTTTACTTAATGGTATAATTTTTCGGCACAGGGAAGGGGTAGGCTAAATTTTCGTTAAAGCTGAATTGCTTGAACTCCAGCTGCACATCAAGCACCGACTTCTCTGAGACCGTGATCCGGCGCATGGTTGGGAAGGGAAATCCTGCTGAACCATTGTAATCGCTGTAGCTCAGGTTACAGGTACGGTTCCTCGTAGCATTGATATCATCGAGCTTGCTGGTCTGCAAGAGGAAGTTCTCACTGCCTATGGTCAGGAGGTTCTTAAACAAACCACCCAGGCTGAGCAGGCTGATCGAATTGGTTTCTTTCTTATAGGAGATGATATTGGCCGAATCAAGATATACTGTATTACCAATGATCAGGTCCTGCATGGTACTGAAGTCAAGCGGCAGCTGCGCCACTTCCTGTAAATAAGAGACTGATCTTTCCTGGTAGACCTTGTCCTTCTTGTTCAGCAGTTTCACGCTGTCCGGGGTGATCAATACGCGAAAGGCTTCATAGCTGAATACTGTAGCATTGATGGAGAGCCAGATGATACTGTCCTTCTTCATGCGGACAAAAACAGTGAGGTCCGGCCCCTTGCCATCCTTATCCCAGTAATCAACCTTCATCTTCCCGGAGAAGGTGGAAAAGTCGATCTTGTTCTTCTGCATGCTCGCCAATACCTCATCGATATAGCGCATGCTATCGGCATGGGGATCCACCAGAACAGTGACTACTGAATCTTTCTTGGCTATGGCGGTAGTTATCTTTTTGGAAGCCTTGCAACTGAAAACCAAAACCGATACTACCAGGGTAATGAGCTGAATATAGTTCTTCATGCGAATCAGGATTTGCCGGTATGGCCGAAACCTCCGGCATTTCTGCTTGTTTCATTTAATACTTCAACAGGTATCCACTGTACCTGTTCCACCTGCTGGATGACCATTTGTGCGATCCTGTCACCCGGATGGATATGTTGTGTTTCATTGCTTAGGTTAATGAGGATCACTTTCACTTCCCCACGGTAATCCGCATCAATGGTCCCGGGCGTGTTCAAACAGGTCAGGCCCTGCTTGATCGCCAGTCCGCTTCTGGGCCGCACCTGCGCTTCATAGCCAAGAGGCAGTTCAAGGAAGATACCTGTTGGGACCAGCACCCTTTCCAGGGGCTTTAATGCCATTGCCTCTTCGATATTAGCCCTGAGGTCCATTCCAGATGAACCCGGGGTGGCATAGGCCGGCAATGGATGGGCCGACTGGTTGATGATCCTAACCTTTATGGTTGACATGCCGCGAAAATAAGAAAGCCCTTTGGAATGGCCCTATCTCTTATTGATCAGTTCCCTTGACCAGCAGAACGGTAGCATAGGCCACCAACCCTTCTTCCCGGCCAACGAAGCCCATTTTCTCAGTAGTGGTTGCCTTAACGGAAACATCTTCCAGGCCGATCTCCAACAGTTCTGCCATGATCTCCCGCATCGATAAACTGTATTTCTTGATCTTGGGTTCTTCCAGGCAAATGGAGCTGTCTACGTTCACCACTTTATAACCCCGTTCCCTTATGAGTTCATAGCATTTCTTCAGCAGGATCTTGCTGTCGATGTCCTTGTATTTGGGATCATTGTTAGGGAAATGCATGCCGATATCCCCCAGAGCCAGTGCGCCCAGCAGCGCATCACATACCGCATGTAACAAAACATCCGCATCACTGTGGCCCAGTGCGCCTTTGTGATGGGGTATCTTCACCCCTCCGATATAGAGGTCCCTTCCCTCCACCAGCTGGTGGAAATCGATCCCGAAGCCAATTCTATACATAATTAACCTGATTGATTATTGCATTGCAATACTAAGCAAAAAGGTCCCGCTATTGGCAGGACCTTTTCTTAAATCGTTTGGTTGGAATTATTCATTGCTTCCACCGCCATCAGCATTGGCTCCAAAGTCGAATACCAGGCCAAAGCGCAGGGTATTGGACAGGGGATTCTGGTTAACACCACTTCCTGAAGGGATGATGTAGGAGAAGTTCAGGCCGAATACATTGTATTTGATGCCCGCACCCACTGTAAAGTACTGGCGGTTTCCTTTGGTCTTGTCTTCGTAGAAATAGCCCAGGCGCAGTGCGAACTGGTTCTGGTACCAGTATTCCACACCGGTAGAAATGGTCCACTCCCTCAATTCCTCGCTGAAACCTCCGGGCGCATCACCGAATGACTTGAACCAGCTGTTCACCACACTGATGCTACGGTATTCCACCAGGCCGGCAGAGTCACCCACGGCGGGAGGGGTAGGCACCATCAACTTGTTGAAATCCATGGCAAAGGTCATCTTGTTGTTCTCATCGAAAACCTTGGTATAAGCACCCCCCAGGCCCAGGTTGGCTGGGATAAAATCCTTCTGGGTAGCATCTGAAGTATACCCGATCTTGGCACCCAGGTTGGTGAGGGTTGCACCCGCACTCCATCCCTGGCCATTCTCATTGGCACCATTATAATAGAAGCTCAGGTCACCCGCAACGGAATTACCCGCCTTGTAGGTAGTACCATTCACGTTCTGGCCACCAGCCAGGTTGGAATAGATATAACGCAAGGCCACACCCAGACCTATCTTTTCAGAAAGCTTCCTGGAGTAACCCACATCAATACCGAATTCCCTTGGCCTGAAAGAACCGAACTCATTACCAAGGTTATCCGTGAACTGGATATTGCCCAGGTTGAAATAACGCATAGAGGTAGAGATGGCCTGCAGGTCATCCAATTTATAATACCCACTCAGGGTGGCCAGGTAAACATCGTTAAGTCCCAGGTTCTTCAACCAGGGGGAATAAGTCAGGCCAAGCGCACTCTTGCTTTCATTGAAGGGCGTCTTGGCGAGGTTCCAGAAGGGGGAGTTTACATCAGCCAGGGTAGCAATTCCCGTTTCACCCATACCGCCAGCGCGGGCATCGGGAGATATCCTCAGGAATGGAACGGCTGTTGTAACCACATTTATAGGTTCAGTTTCAGATTGAGCCTGTACTAAGGTGGTTCCGGACAACAATAACGCTACAGCCAGTTTCAGGGACTTTTGTCTCATGTGTTCGCTTTCTTTTCTTTTTTTAATCACATGAAACGACAGGCATGGTCCTGTACACAAAGAGATATTTACCCTTTTCGTGGTCCAGGGTCTGGTCTATCGTTTCAATAAATCCTTTGGGTAAATTTTTCTCTATAAGCGG is drawn from Flavihumibacter rivuli and contains these coding sequences:
- a CDS encoding SAM-dependent methyltransferase; this translates as MASNAIGTVLLIPTFLDEGNLETIPAYVVAAVKECQVFFVENERTARRYLKQLWKEMVIDQYEWFAIHKAEEEVRSQFRQQLQRGKTIGIISEAGCPGVADPGQLLVATAQEMGARVKPLVGPSSILLALMASGMNGQCFKFNGYLPIDNQQRSRVLKELELESAKKDCTQIFIETPYRNNQLIDSIIAHCKPNTRLCIAVDITGGEETIQTRTLSAWQKNKPDIHKRPAIFLMQAQ
- a CDS encoding M20/M25/M40 family metallo-hydrolase encodes the protein MRTILGIIALISVQTVVAQQDDSLFIRKLADEVLTAGKAYNNLRTLCKTVGPRLAGSPGMYKAEAWGKQVLEESGADRVWLQECMVPHWERGKKEEAWYTIKGEKAKKVNMDILALGNSVGTDPKGITAPAILINDFNELEAKKDLVKGKIVVYNNIFDNRNTQTFKSYGESGAYRRSGPSRAARYGAVAVMIRSVTAAADNHPHTGSLAYDTAYPKIPAAAIGLQDADALIAALKAGKEVNIYYRSDARFYGDTLGHNVIGELKGTEFPEKYITVGGHLDSWDPAEGAHDDGAGCVHSIEVLRALKAIGYKPRHTIRVVLFANEENGLRGGNKYAQEAKAKGEQHVFALESDAGGFTPRGFGFTIDKEKLERMQAWLPLFLPYGVHQLTAGGGGADIGPLNRALGTPLAGLTPDGSRYFDVHHARSDVFEHVNKRELELGSLNMAILIYLVDKYGL
- the bshA gene encoding N-acetyl-alpha-D-glucosaminyl L-malate synthase BshA produces the protein MRIGIVCYPTFGGSGVLATELGKALADKGHQVHFITYQQPVRLNEFNANIFYHEVRVPTYPLFDYPPYETALASTMVDVIINNQLDLLHVHYAIPHASAAYMAKQILLKSGKSIPVITTLHGTDITLVGRDKTYAPVVTFSINESDAITAVSDNLREETYKSFKIEKEIEVIHNFVDVSRFSKKGIDAFRRVIAPNGEKILMHASNFRKIKRIEDIVRIFANVVKVVPSKLLFVGDGPERPMAEGLSRELGICDHIRFVGKQEQMEEILAIADLFLLTSEYESFGLAALEAMAAGVPVISSNAGGLPEINIHGQTGYLGAVGDVAGMSKHAIDLLSNDEKLRIFKDQAREQANRFDIHHIVPQYEALYNRFLFTQG
- a CDS encoding M16 family metallopeptidase; its protein translation is MKFSLRHGLRKAFYALCLVPLTTMANDPVPKAGKGMTIPVEYYKLANGLKVVLSQDKHAPIVTVAVYYNIGFRIEPKNRTGFAHLFEHMMFQGSKNFPKGEFDKLTERNGGFNNGSTRFDFTNYFEVMPSHMLEPILWAEADRMKALDLNQAALTNQQGVVKNEVKVNVLNRPYGGFPWLDMPQYANENWYNAHNFYGDLKDLDSANLEDVKSFFSTYYSPNNAALVIVGDFEIANAKAWIDKYFSAIPASQLPAKPDLTEPVQQKEKRFSKEDPLISKPAIAIAYKMPERNTPQYYAMGMISELLVEGKDSKLFQHLVQEKGYTSNINGGINYLGNMFNYNGPMLWMMDCIYDGTVNADSIIAKVDQSLAELEKEVTQESINLAMVKMRSSLYDNLGGFYGIGLADLLACFALFDDNPSRVNQLEAAFQQVTPELVRSTIRDYLRPTNRTILISQPAKKETK
- a CDS encoding M16 family metallopeptidase translates to MKNLILYTSFALLLSATTAEAQTQLPAAGKPKDFVLPASKKIELPNGLKLTMVPYGNIPKVTVRVVVKTGLVHEAKGETWLARYMGKLMEEGSLQNDLQSLSKKVAAMGGRLSINVGMESISIGGSVLSEYAPEFIRLIAEVLTTPAFPAAAGERLKNDLKRELTVRKGQPDAQAQQEFFSILFKDHPYASQFPTEEGLNALTVEKARDFYNKQFGAQRTSIYVAGNFDAAAVNTAVSQSLGNWAKGPAISYPPVKANKSSELVIIDRPNAPQSTLFLGTPVPDVSSPEFTQMEITNSLLGGSFGSRITRNIREDKGYTYSPYSAVMERQSNAVWYEKADVTSESTGASLFEISKEIRGLQAAPPPAEELKGIQNYEAGSFVLTNSSADGIIEQLNYMDMFGLKETYLTNRIKNLYSVTPAQVQNMARKYLNYEDMTLVIVGDKKQLESQMNTINDTRKKKKAF
- a CDS encoding murein hydrolase activator EnvC family protein; translated protein: MIKKILLFTLICFSVLGGYAQNQSSAELKRRQADIQREIDELRKQLEQTTKYKRKSLGELNLIQKKIRLREQQIRNINDQINLIQSSINASWRDIVKLRAELDTLKLQYEKSVVYAYMNRSNYDFLNFIFSAGTFNDALKRVAYLKSYRAYREQQASVIRNTQQMLEQKIKGLNLSKKEKSLVLQEQNKQFAVLQDERKEKDKVVSKIKQEERELMKDLTQKRKQDASLRSAINAAIRREIEAERRRVAALEKERREKEAAEKKANANAPKKDDAATTKTTTTTTKPQPKEQKELQIFGSDEVRLISDNFEKNRGSLPWPVNAGRVVMKFGPHSYEGLTIVYDNPGITIEAEAGSSIKAVFDGEVAAVTSVGPVQCVIVRHGKYFTSYSNLSSVSVSKGQQVKTGQVVGRLYEKDGGRGELEFLITNEKSVNLNPEAWLR
- a CDS encoding DUF4292 domain-containing protein, translated to MKNYIQLITLVVSVLVFSCKASKKITTAIAKKDSVVTVLVDPHADSMRYIDEVLASMQKNKIDFSTFSGKMKVDYWDKDGKGPDLTVFVRMKKDSIIWLSINATVFSYEAFRVLITPDSVKLLNKKDKVYQERSVSYLQEVAQLPLDFSTMQDLIIGNTVYLDSANIISYKKETNSISLLSLGGLFKNLLTIGSENFLLQTSKLDDINATRNRTCNLSYSDYNGSAGFPFPTMRRITVSEKSVLDVQLEFKQFSFNENLAYPFPVPKNYTIK
- the dut gene encoding dUTP diphosphatase; the protein is MSTIKVRIINQSAHPLPAYATPGSSGMDLRANIEEAMALKPLERVLVPTGIFLELPLGYEAQVRPRSGLAIKQGLTCLNTPGTIDADYRGEVKVILINLSNETQHIHPGDRIAQMVIQQVEQVQWIPVEVLNETSRNAGGFGHTGKS
- the ispF gene encoding 2-C-methyl-D-erythritol 2,4-cyclodiphosphate synthase; translated protein: MYRIGFGIDFHQLVEGRDLYIGGVKIPHHKGALGHSDADVLLHAVCDALLGALALGDIGMHFPNNDPKYKDIDSKILLKKCYELIRERGYKVVNVDSSICLEEPKIKKYSLSMREIMAELLEIGLEDVSVKATTTEKMGFVGREEGLVAYATVLLVKGTDQ
- the porV gene encoding type IX secretion system outer membrane channel protein PorV codes for the protein MRQKSLKLAVALLLSGTTLVQAQSETEPINVVTTAVPFLRISPDARAGGMGETGIATLADVNSPFWNLAKTPFNESKSALGLTYSPWLKNLGLNDVYLATLSGYYKLDDLQAISTSMRYFNLGNIQFTDNLGNEFGSFRPREFGIDVGYSRKLSEKIGLGVALRYIYSNLAGGQNVNGTTYKAGNSVAGDLSFYYNGANENGQGWSAGATLTNLGAKIGYTSDATQKDFIPANLGLGGAYTKVFDENNKMTFAMDFNKLMVPTPPAVGDSAGLVEYRSISVVNSWFKSFGDAPGGFSEELREWTISTGVEYWYQNQFALRLGYFYEDKTKGNRQYFTVGAGIKYNVFGLNFSYIIPSGSGVNQNPLSNTLRFGLVFDFGANADGGGSNE